In the genome of Dermacentor silvarum isolate Dsil-2018 chromosome 1, BIME_Dsil_1.4, whole genome shotgun sequence, one region contains:
- the LOC119437551 gene encoding putative nuclease HARBI1, whose product MADYYGSLAEFTDFAGRVEEVAQDEAYRYAPPLRPVLRDRQNPIEAYNDAEFLCRYRFSKRAVVRLLEMLPLRPKDHERGHPVPPLLQLLIALRFYGAGTFQVVTGDLVNVSQASVSRINTRISRMIADTLFPQLVKLPNATEAAVIMEEFYAMTRFPGVSGCIDCTHVRMKNPGGEDAEVFRNRKGYFSINVQVCILHCH is encoded by the coding sequence ATGGCCGACTACTATGGCAGTCTCGCCGAGTTCACCGATTTTGCTGGCCGTGTAGAAGAAGTTGCACAGGATGAAGCATATCGTTATGCGCCGCCGTTACGCCCCGTTCTCAGGGATCGGCAGAATCCAATAGAGGCCTATAACGACGCGGAATTCCTGTGCcggtaccgcttttccaagcGAGCGGTGGTGcggctgttggaaatgctgccGCTGCGCCCAAAGGACCACGAACGCGGTCACCCTGTTCCGCCACTGCTCCAGCTCCTCATCGCGCTGCGATTCTacggcgccggaacctttcaAGTTGTTACCGGGGACCTTGTTAATGTGTCTCAAGCAAGCGTGTCACGCATCAACACACGCATATCAAGAATGATAGCTGACACATTGTTCCCGCAGCTTGTGAAATTGCCCAACGCCACTGAAGCGGCCGTGATAATGGAGGAATTTTATGCCATGACGCGTTTCCCTGGTGTAAGCGGGTGTATAGACTGTACTCATGTGCGCATGAAAAATCCCGGCGGAGAAGACGCGGAGGTGTTCCGGAATCGAAAGGGCTACTTCTCAATCAATGTCCAGGTATGTATACTGCACTGCCATTGA
- the LOC119437557 gene encoding myb/SANT-like DNA-binding domain-containing protein 3 — MEKKKNFSEEERAVLLELLSRHRSVVENKRIDAASVSRKRQAWEKIEDEFNCRHNVTPRKWIQLKKCWENLKDKWRRTNAEDMRERFATGGGTPPPSQMTDELQRVGDIASHMAVRLPNPCDSDRSRHNAVPGGSQPSKSQCTPAVAALLSETQDRPLEQFAGCQDMYDESTDLWSWDDNSSPMEDASTNTARPHGQVQDTSDSQPRNGGGAKPSEAAAVPSTASSSAAAAVALLVVLVEQVT; from the exons atggagaaaaagaaaaacttctctGAAGAAGAACGCGCCGTGTTACTGGAACTGCTCTCACGCCACCGCAGCGTCGTGGAAAACAAGAGGATTGACGCGGCGTCCGTGAGTCGGAAACGACAGGCCTGGGAAAAAATCGAGGACGAATTTAACTGCCGCCACAACGTGACGCCGCGCAAATGGATCCAACTGAAGAAATGCTGGGAGAACTTGAAAGACAAGTGGAGAAGAACAAACGCTGAAGACATGCGGGAGCGGTTTGCTACAG GTGGCGGAACACCACCACCAAGCCAGATGACCGACGAGCTGCAGCGCGTTGGAGACATCGCGTCACACATGGCTGTTCGGCTGCCCAATCCCTGTGACAGTGACCGCAGCCGGCATAATGCTGTGCCAGGGGGATCGCAGCCTTCCAAATCGCAGTGCACACCTGCTGTCGCTGCACTGCTGTCAGAGACTCAAGACAGGCCTCTGGAACAGTTCGCTG GTTGTCAAGACATGTACGACGAATCAACAGACCTCTGGTCATGGGACGACAACAGTAGCCCGATGGAAGATGCTTCAACAAATACTGCACGCCCCCATGGCCAAGTACAAGACACTTCAGACAGCCAACCACGCAATGGCGGTGGTGCAAAACCATCAGAGGCTGCAGCTGTACCATCTACAGCAAGTTCCAGTGCCGCTGCAGCG GTGGCATTGCTGGTGGTCTTGGTGGAGCAGGTGACGTAG